The proteins below are encoded in one region of Aquisphaera giovannonii:
- a CDS encoding hydrogenase maturation nickel metallochaperone HypA/HybF, whose protein sequence is MHELSIAEALVSTAVEAIRSRADAAPGELAGLEVAEVHLRLGALAGVEREALLFCYDIATADTPLAGSRLAIEELAVVISCDSCGGEVALPGIQDFRCPRCGRPSLDIRQGRELELASIHFVDRPPAPPSE, encoded by the coding sequence GTGCACGAGCTGTCCATCGCCGAGGCCCTGGTCTCGACCGCCGTCGAGGCGATCCGGAGCCGGGCGGACGCGGCCCCCGGGGAGCTCGCCGGCCTGGAGGTCGCGGAGGTGCACCTGCGACTGGGGGCGCTCGCGGGGGTCGAGCGGGAGGCCCTCCTGTTCTGTTACGATATCGCGACCGCCGACACGCCGCTCGCCGGCTCGCGCCTGGCGATCGAGGAGCTGGCGGTCGTCATCTCCTGCGATTCGTGCGGGGGCGAGGTCGCCTTGCCGGGCATCCAGGACTTCCGCTGCCCCCGATGCGGCCGGCCGAGCCTCGACATCCGGCAGGGCCGAGAGCTGGAGCTGGCCTCGATCCACTTCGTCGACCGCCCGCCCGCCCCACCTTCGGAATAG
- the mobA gene encoding molybdenum cofactor guanylyltransferase, giving the protein MGLGAVILCGGESRRMGRPKAWLDFGPERLLQRLVRQVGDVAEDVAVVASPGQDLPPLPASVIVARDAVPGRGPLQGLAAGLAALPDRVDLAYATSTDVPFLQAGWIRRLAELIGGHDLAIPRCEGYHHPLAALYRRATALPAIEALLREDRRRLLDLMDAIPTRVVSEDELRPVDPRLGTIRNLNTPEDYLAALAAAGFDAAGPPPTAAVDPGTTGGPAD; this is encoded by the coding sequence ATGGGGCTGGGAGCCGTGATCCTCTGCGGGGGGGAAAGCCGGCGGATGGGACGGCCGAAGGCCTGGCTGGACTTCGGGCCCGAGCGGCTGCTCCAGCGCCTGGTCCGGCAGGTCGGCGACGTGGCTGAGGATGTGGCCGTCGTCGCGTCGCCCGGCCAGGACCTGCCCCCGCTCCCTGCCTCGGTGATCGTGGCCCGCGACGCCGTGCCCGGTCGAGGGCCCCTGCAGGGCCTGGCCGCCGGACTCGCGGCGCTTCCGGATCGCGTCGACCTGGCCTACGCCACCTCGACCGACGTCCCGTTCCTCCAGGCCGGGTGGATCCGTCGCCTGGCCGAACTCATCGGCGGCCATGACCTGGCCATCCCGCGATGCGAGGGATACCATCACCCGCTGGCGGCCCTCTACCGCCGCGCGACGGCCTTGCCGGCGATCGAGGCCCTCCTCCGCGAAGATCGCCGACGCCTGCTGGACCTGATGGACGCGATCCCGACCCGCGTGGTGTCCGAGGACGAATTGCGCCCCGTCGATCCGCGACTCGGGACGATCCGCAATCTCAACACGCCGGAGGACTACCTCGCGGCGCTCGCGGCGGCGGGATTCGACGCGGCCGGGCCGCCGCCGACGGCCGCCGTCGATCCCGGGACGACGGGAGGTCCCGCCGATTGA
- a CDS encoding HypC/HybG/HupF family hydrogenase formation chaperone, whose protein sequence is MCLAVPGRVREIYERHGVRTGRVDFGGVVKEVCLAFVPEVEVGDYAIVHVGVAIGKVDEETARETLELLAAAGMLEDEMGADPARGRVATGGEASHPAAASSDEGAG, encoded by the coding sequence ATGTGCCTGGCCGTCCCCGGTCGAGTTCGGGAGATCTACGAGCGCCACGGCGTGCGCACCGGCAGGGTGGACTTCGGCGGGGTCGTCAAGGAGGTCTGCCTCGCCTTCGTCCCCGAGGTCGAGGTGGGCGATTACGCGATCGTCCACGTCGGGGTCGCCATCGGCAAGGTCGACGAGGAGACCGCACGGGAAACCCTGGAGCTCCTCGCGGCGGCGGGGATGCTCGAGGACGAAATGGGGGCGGATCCGGCCCGAGGCCGGGTTGCGACGGGCGGCGAGGCGTCGCACCCTGCCGCGGCGTCGTCCGACGAGGGGGCGGGATGA
- the hypD gene encoding hydrogenase formation protein HypD, producing MKYLTEFRDGEVARRIARDIRRVASGRWRIMEVCGGQTHSILRNGIDQLLPEGIELIHGPGCPVCVTPVEKIDRALAIASLPGVIFCSFGDMLRVPGSREDLLAVESRGADVRVVYSPLDAVELARRNPGRQVVFFAVGFETTAPADAMAVHLASREGLANFSMLVSHVLVPPALAAIMDSPASRVHAFLAAGHVCSVMGYWQYAPLAERYRVPIVVTGFEPLDVLDGIRRAVRQLEEGRAFVENAYARVVTREGNRHAQALLERVFEPTDRAWRGIGVIPASGWRLSPAYRDFDAEARFDVGAIEARESGVCRAGDVLRGIIKPSQCEAFGGACTPRTPLGATMVSSEGACAAYYHYGRLAGARSSGEDG from the coding sequence ATGAAATACCTCACCGAGTTCCGCGACGGAGAGGTGGCCCGCCGGATCGCCCGCGACATCCGCCGGGTCGCGAGCGGCCGTTGGCGGATCATGGAGGTCTGCGGCGGCCAGACCCATTCGATCCTGCGCAACGGCATCGACCAGCTGCTGCCGGAGGGCATCGAGCTCATCCACGGCCCGGGATGCCCGGTGTGCGTGACCCCCGTGGAGAAGATCGACAGGGCGCTGGCCATCGCATCCCTGCCGGGTGTCATCTTCTGCTCGTTCGGCGACATGCTTCGGGTTCCCGGCAGCCGGGAGGACCTGCTCGCGGTCGAGAGCCGGGGCGCCGACGTCCGGGTCGTCTACTCTCCGCTCGACGCCGTCGAGCTGGCGAGGCGGAATCCGGGCCGGCAGGTCGTCTTCTTCGCCGTCGGCTTCGAGACGACCGCCCCGGCCGACGCCATGGCGGTCCACCTGGCGAGCCGCGAGGGGCTCGCGAATTTCTCGATGCTCGTCTCCCACGTGCTCGTGCCCCCCGCCCTCGCGGCCATCATGGATTCGCCCGCGAGTCGGGTCCACGCCTTCCTCGCGGCCGGTCACGTCTGCAGCGTGATGGGATACTGGCAGTACGCGCCGCTGGCCGAGAGGTACCGGGTCCCCATCGTCGTCACCGGCTTCGAGCCGCTGGACGTGCTGGACGGGATCCGCCGGGCCGTGCGGCAGCTCGAGGAGGGGCGGGCGTTCGTCGAGAACGCCTACGCCCGAGTGGTCACCCGCGAGGGGAACCGACACGCCCAGGCCCTGCTGGAGCGGGTCTTCGAGCCGACCGACCGCGCCTGGCGGGGCATCGGCGTGATCCCGGCCAGCGGCTGGCGGCTGTCCCCGGCGTACCGGGATTTCGACGCGGAGGCCCGGTTCGACGTGGGCGCGATCGAGGCCCGGGAGTCGGGCGTGTGCCGGGCGGGCGACGTGCTGCGGGGCATCATCAAGCCGAGCCAGTGCGAGGCCTTCGGCGGGGCCTGCACGCCGCGGACACCGCTGGGGGCGACGATGGTCTCGAGCGAGGGCGCCTGCGCCGCGTACTACCATTACGGCCGCCTGGCGGGCGCTCGGTCGTCGGGGGAAGATGGATGA